Proteins from one Desmodus rotundus isolate HL8 chromosome 9, HLdesRot8A.1, whole genome shotgun sequence genomic window:
- the INSL3 gene encoding insulin-like 3: MLSPSSKVPSWGRPGAYKGVVGWALVHPATMDPRRLPWALVLLGLALIQALGHMPAPETPEKLCGHHFVRTLVRVCGGPHWSPEPGRLVAGSNRELLQWPEGRHLHGLVAGRDSMLLPNPQPLPQASHHHHHRRAAATNPAHHCCLSGCTQQDLLALCPH, encoded by the exons atgctttctccttcctccaaggtccccagctggggcaggcCAGGCGCCTATAAAGGGGTTGTGGGCTGGGCTCTTGTGCATCCCGCCACCATGGACCCCCGCCGGCTTCCCTGGGCCCTGGTGCTGCTGGGCCTGGCCCTGATACAGGCACTGGGCCACATGCCTGCCCCGGAGACGCCAGAAAAGCTGTGTGGCCACCACTTCGTTCGCACGCTGGTGCGAGTGTGCGGGGGTCCACACTGGTCCCCTGAACccgggaggctggtggctggcagCAACC GTGAGCTGCTGCAATGGCCGGAAGGACGGCATCTCCATGGGCTGGTGGCCGGTAGGGACTCGATGCTGTTACCCaacccacagcccctgccccaggcctctcaccatcaccaccaccgccGGGCAGCTGCCACCAACCCTGCCCACCACTGCTGTCTCAGTGGCTGCACCCAGCAAGACTTGCTGGCCCTCTGTCCCCACTGA